In one Deinococcus psychrotolerans genomic region, the following are encoded:
- a CDS encoding LuxR C-terminal-related transcriptional regulator: protein MALTLLSTKLHPPLPTAHVIARPHLVARLERGIGAKLMLISSPAGTGKSTLLAAWLRQQSRPAAWLSLDKSDNDLGQFLLYLVSALQQLDPDLGVGLPELLQQQNVVSFEPLLIRLTNNLAQLGGKVILVLDDYHFLSDSRIHDATEFLLDHLPSQVCLVIVTRTDPPLALSRLRVRSQLLEVRGADLRFDLAEVAHFLNGSQELGLSPAAIASLEAQTEGWIAALQLAALSLAERPDKEAFVEAFVGSHRFLVDYLVDEVLSRQPASIKTFLQRTAILERFNTSLCEAVTGQTTDADLLRQLEAANLFLVPLDDERRWYRFHHLFAEFLRHRLKADEPALIPELHRRASAWFAAQGLTDEAIRHAFLADDNELAAQVAAAVVAKLAVQWSNEQFIQYFQRLPTALIPAHPQLCLYYGWFLTTTGRLGTIKAALPLLEQSKGYSPEPQMLDAAIFGLRAYDHLHQLDFADAARLCQQQLSLLESAEPGHSTPEALMVRIAGTNLMGSICFYTAPQRAAALYQVALNLAQQIGSFISIFTATTGLAQANRQLGQLREAARVLEQGLRHLEDTRSQRGSSARTGNVAELHARLGQLHYERNQLAEAGAALRQARKLNELYGSPLALALGLSLSLKLCLAEGEVEAAYTALHRLDEVSVSVHGSDALLKQTFEVLAMHGRLALLAQTPQLTHLLDEVKDWLESCWRGNDEHFGSPLSGHDILARLRLARNEPTQALPLLERLIEAAQDQERENDLIRFLLLQALALQQLNREGEAMQALIRALKLAEPEGYCRSFIDLGPQMQALLKQRARDRNTPYLAALLAAFPERSSPLTAPEQPQTEVILQRVQGEVFNARELAVLRLLEVGNTHKQIARELQLSPNTVRWYMKNLYLKLRANNRTGALNRAREMGLL, encoded by the coding sequence ATGGCCCTCACCCTGCTCAGCACCAAGCTCCATCCACCTCTTCCCACAGCCCATGTCATTGCGCGGCCCCACCTCGTCGCGCGGCTTGAGCGGGGGATCGGTGCCAAGCTCATGCTCATCTCGTCTCCAGCAGGGACGGGCAAATCCACTTTACTGGCAGCCTGGCTCAGGCAGCAAAGCCGGCCCGCCGCTTGGCTTTCTCTCGATAAGAGCGACAACGATCTGGGCCAGTTCCTGCTCTACTTGGTCAGCGCTCTGCAACAGCTTGATCCCGACCTTGGAGTGGGGCTGCCTGAACTGCTGCAACAACAAAATGTAGTGAGTTTTGAACCCTTACTGATTCGGCTCACCAATAACCTGGCACAGCTCGGCGGCAAGGTCATCTTGGTTCTCGACGACTATCATTTCCTGTCCGACTCAAGGATTCACGACGCCACCGAGTTCCTGCTCGATCACCTGCCGTCTCAGGTGTGTTTGGTCATCGTTACCCGCACCGATCCGCCTCTGGCGCTTTCACGGTTGCGCGTTCGCAGCCAACTGCTGGAGGTGCGTGGTGCCGACTTACGTTTTGACCTTGCTGAAGTGGCGCACTTTTTGAACGGGAGTCAGGAGCTTGGCCTTTCCCCCGCTGCCATTGCCAGCCTGGAGGCCCAGACCGAGGGCTGGATCGCCGCCCTGCAACTGGCGGCCCTGTCTCTTGCCGAGCGGCCTGACAAGGAAGCGTTCGTGGAGGCCTTCGTGGGCAGTCACCGTTTTCTGGTGGACTATCTGGTGGACGAGGTGCTCAGCCGTCAGCCCGCCTCCATCAAGACCTTTTTGCAGCGCACAGCGATTCTGGAGCGCTTCAATACGTCTTTGTGTGAAGCGGTGACCGGCCAAACCACCGACGCCGATCTGCTCAGGCAGCTTGAAGCGGCCAACCTCTTTCTCGTTCCCCTGGACGATGAGCGCCGGTGGTACCGCTTTCACCACCTCTTCGCCGAGTTTTTACGGCACCGCTTGAAGGCGGACGAGCCAGCATTGATTCCCGAATTGCACCGCCGGGCCAGCGCTTGGTTTGCGGCTCAGGGCCTGACCGACGAAGCGATCCGGCACGCCTTTCTGGCAGACGACAACGAATTGGCCGCTCAAGTCGCCGCCGCCGTGGTGGCCAAGCTGGCCGTGCAGTGGAGCAATGAGCAGTTCATTCAGTACTTTCAGCGGTTGCCCACCGCGCTGATCCCAGCTCATCCCCAGCTGTGCCTGTATTACGGCTGGTTTCTGACCACCACTGGGCGACTTGGAACCATCAAGGCGGCGCTGCCGCTGCTGGAACAGAGCAAGGGGTATTCCCCAGAACCCCAGATGCTGGACGCCGCCATCTTCGGGCTGCGTGCCTACGATCACCTTCATCAGCTGGACTTCGCCGACGCCGCCCGGCTGTGCCAGCAGCAGCTGAGCCTGCTCGAAAGTGCAGAGCCAGGTCATTCCACCCCCGAGGCGCTGATGGTTCGTATTGCCGGCACCAACCTGATGGGATCTATCTGTTTTTACACGGCTCCGCAGCGAGCGGCAGCGCTTTATCAGGTCGCTCTGAATCTGGCTCAGCAGATCGGGAGCTTTATCAGTATCTTCACCGCCACCACCGGACTGGCCCAGGCCAACCGGCAACTGGGCCAGCTCCGTGAAGCGGCGCGTGTCCTTGAACAGGGTCTGCGGCACCTCGAAGACACCCGCAGTCAGCGTGGGAGCAGCGCCAGAACCGGAAACGTCGCCGAACTGCACGCCCGGCTGGGCCAGCTCCACTATGAGCGCAATCAGCTGGCTGAAGCTGGGGCCGCCCTTCGGCAGGCCAGAAAGCTCAACGAACTCTACGGCTCCCCGCTGGCCCTGGCCCTGGGACTCAGCCTTTCGCTAAAGCTCTGCTTGGCAGAGGGTGAGGTGGAAGCGGCCTACACGGCGCTGCACCGGCTGGACGAGGTAAGCGTCAGCGTCCACGGCAGTGATGCGCTGCTCAAGCAGACTTTCGAGGTGCTGGCCATGCACGGCAGACTGGCCCTCTTGGCCCAGACCCCCCAGTTGACTCACCTTCTGGACGAGGTCAAGGACTGGCTCGAATCGTGCTGGCGCGGCAACGACGAGCACTTCGGATCCCCGCTCAGCGGCCACGATATCCTGGCCCGTTTGCGGCTGGCCCGCAATGAACCCACCCAAGCGCTGCCTCTACTGGAGCGGCTGATCGAGGCAGCCCAGGATCAGGAACGGGAAAACGACCTGATCCGCTTTCTGCTGCTGCAAGCCCTGGCGCTGCAACAGCTGAACCGGGAAGGGGAGGCGATGCAGGCGCTGATCCGCGCCCTGAAACTCGCCGAACCGGAGGGCTATTGCCGCAGCTTCATAGATCTGGGGCCCCAGATGCAGGCCCTGCTCAAGCAGCGTGCCAGGGACCGGAACACACCGTACCTCGCCGCACTTCTGGCCGCGTTTCCGGAAAGAAGCAGTCCTCTGACAGCGCCCGAACAGCCCCAGACCGAAGTGATTCTTCAAAGGGTGCAGGGCGAGGTCTTCAATGCGCGTGAGCTGGCGGTGCTGCGACTCCTGGAAGTTGGGAACACCCACAAACAGATTGCCAGGGAGCTTCAGCTCTCGCCCAACACGGTGAGGTGGTACATGAAAAACCTCTACCTCAAATTGCGGGCGAACAACCGCACTGGGGCGCTCAACCGTGCCAGGGAGATGGGTCTGCTTTAG
- a CDS encoding transposase, with protein sequence MSVSKQKFTAEFKYEAVRLVRTTGKSCAQIARDLGVPPHYVVRWKQQQDHQTAAGRPVFTGRGDPRPLTTGGSS encoded by the coding sequence ATGTCCGTATCCAAGCAGAAGTTCACCGCTGAGTTCAAATACGAAGCTGTCCGCTTGGTTCGCACGACCGGTAAGAGTTGCGCTCAGATCGCCCGTGATCTCGGCGTTCCTCCTCACTACGTCGTGCGTTGGAAGCAACAGCAAGACCATCAAACGGCCGCTGGCCGCCCTGTATTCACTGGGCGGGGGGATCCCCGCCCTCTCACCACAGGAGGCTCGTCTTAA
- a CDS encoding nitroreductase family protein, translated as MQTVAQTLREHRSIRQFKPDEIPQSIIDEVLHEAVTGTSSSGNLNSYSMVLTRDPVRKRQMYKLHGEQEFILQAPLVITFCADWYRTRQWLKLRGARDNFNNFLGYQVAANETMLISQSVTLGFEARGYGICYMGSTLHAMQEIAEQLGLPETCLPITTIVVGVPDERPERRERLPTRSFVHDETYQKPNTSELEDMYQAREESGWERYMAVPRLKAMCDEGGITSLAQMYTSPYKYDPDHYVPKSLQILEVLQQRGFLPSKLSLTQTEE; from the coding sequence ATGCAAACTGTGGCACAGACACTTAGAGAACACCGTTCCATTCGGCAGTTCAAACCTGATGAAATTCCCCAGTCCATTATTGACGAGGTGCTGCACGAAGCCGTCACCGGGACGTCCTCATCGGGCAATCTCAACAGCTACTCAATGGTGCTGACCCGTGACCCAGTCCGGAAACGCCAGATGTACAAGTTGCATGGCGAACAAGAGTTCATCCTCCAAGCGCCGCTGGTTATCACATTCTGCGCCGATTGGTACCGCACGCGGCAGTGGCTAAAGCTGCGCGGAGCACGGGATAACTTCAACAATTTTTTGGGGTATCAGGTGGCCGCCAACGAAACGATGCTCATCTCCCAAAGCGTGACGCTGGGTTTCGAAGCGCGGGGCTACGGCATCTGCTACATGGGCAGCACACTCCACGCTATGCAAGAAATTGCCGAGCAACTGGGTCTTCCCGAAACCTGCTTGCCCATCACGACCATCGTGGTCGGTGTTCCCGACGAGCGCCCAGAGCGGCGTGAGCGCCTTCCCACACGTTCTTTCGTACATGACGAGACTTACCAAAAGCCCAACACATCCGAACTGGAAGACATGTATCAGGCGCGGGAAGAAAGCGGCTGGGAGCGGTACATGGCTGTGCCGCGCCTCAAAGCCATGTGCGATGAGGGCGGCATTACCTCACTCGCGCAGATGTATACCAGCCCCTACAAATACGACCCAGACCATTACGTGCCCAAATCTTTACAGATTCTGGAAGTGCTTCAGCAGCGTGGATTTCTACCCAGCAAGCTGAGTCTTACCCAGACTGAGGAATAA
- a CDS encoding IS3 family transposase (programmed frameshift): MTNRRIHTADFKRDAVQLARTNGNVSSTARDLSVSVSLIRKWMSAEQEVGHAAFPGHGQQLLTADQQEIRRLRKEVEVLRQEREILKKANGLLCQRNYVLRFRFIHDYRSQYRLDIMCRVLEVSVSGYHSWRRRPISNQQQQDALLKQRIHDVYHHRKARYGAPRIHAELKAEGLSVSKKRIARLMRIGGLRAKGKHRSVRTTNRNHSDPVCPNLLDRQFNVQQPNQIWAADLTYIPTKEGWLYLAVTLDLFSRTVVGYAMDAYMPATLPVAALHMAVQRRNPPPGLLHHSDQGSQYTSHLFQSALAQIQAKCSMSRKGECWDNAVVESFFSSLKRELFEETIFETRAVARQAIFEFIEVFYNRQRRHSSLGYLTPADFERQATAA; the protein is encoded by the exons ATGACAAACCGCAGAATCCATACCGCTGACTTCAAACGAGACGCCGTGCAGCTTGCCCGAACGAACGGCAACGTCTCCAGTACCGCCCGCGACCTGAGCGTCAGTGTTTCGCTCATCCGTAAATGGATGAGCGCTGAGCAAGAGGTTGGCCATGCCGCATTCCCCGGTCATGGTCAGCAACTACTGACCGCCGACCAACAAGAGATTCGCAGGCTCCGCAAGGAAGTTGAAGTCCTGCGCCAAGAACGTGAAATCCTGAAAAAAGCGA ACGGCCTTCTTTGCCAAAGAAACTACGTACTGAGATTCCGCTTCATTCATGACTACCGATCCCAGTACCGCTTGGACATCATGTGTCGGGTGCTGGAGGTTTCAGTGAGCGGCTACCACAGTTGGCGAAGAAGGCCCATCTCCAATCAGCAGCAACAGGACGCGCTGCTGAAGCAGCGCATCCACGATGTCTACCACCACCGCAAGGCACGCTACGGTGCCCCACGGATTCATGCGGAGCTGAAAGCCGAAGGATTGTCGGTCTCCAAGAAGAGGATTGCCCGTTTGATGCGTATTGGTGGGCTGCGAGCTAAAGGAAAGCACCGCTCAGTACGCACGACCAACCGTAATCACAGCGATCCAGTCTGCCCAAACCTGCTTGATCGCCAGTTCAACGTCCAGCAGCCCAACCAGATCTGGGCCGCCGATTTGACCTACATTCCCACGAAAGAAGGCTGGCTCTACTTGGCTGTCACCCTCGATCTGTTTTCCCGAACGGTAGTGGGGTATGCAATGGATGCGTACATGCCTGCAACGCTGCCAGTGGCAGCGTTGCACATGGCTGTCCAGCGCCGAAATCCACCACCAGGTTTGCTGCATCACAGCGACCAAGGAAGTCAGTATACGAGCCATCTGTTTCAATCTGCACTCGCACAGATTCAGGCGAAGTGCAGTATGAGCCGCAAAGGGGAATGCTGGGATAACGCCGTTGTGGAGAGCTTTTTCAGCTCCCTGAAACGGGAGCTGTTCGAGGAGACGATCTTCGAGACCCGAGCAGTTGCCAGACAAGCCATTTTCGAGTTCATTGAGGTCTTTTATAACCGTCAGCGCCGCCACTCGTCT
- a CDS encoding ParA family protein — protein sequence MIITVAGFKGGVAKTTTAVHLATFFQRLAPTMLVDGDANRSASLWASHGHLPFQVYPEGQAMKYSRQFEHIIIDTGARPSADELRDLVGGCDLLVLPTNPEAMSLDALLQTTEALSAIGGMYRILLTLIPPSPSKEGAEARALLQEEELPVMNASIRQTSAFRHASAQGRSVESVRNSKMAKLAWLDYERAAREIAAAAGDRHD from the coding sequence GTGATTATTACAGTGGCTGGGTTTAAGGGTGGTGTGGCTAAGACCACGACGGCGGTTCATCTGGCGACATTTTTTCAGCGGCTCGCGCCAACCATGCTGGTTGATGGAGATGCCAACCGCAGCGCTTCACTGTGGGCTTCACATGGGCACCTGCCATTTCAGGTGTATCCCGAAGGACAGGCCATGAAATATTCGCGCCAGTTTGAACACATCATTATCGATACTGGTGCCCGACCAAGCGCTGACGAACTGCGTGACTTAGTGGGCGGCTGCGACCTGTTGGTGCTCCCGACTAATCCTGAAGCCATGAGTTTAGACGCGCTTTTGCAGACGACAGAAGCGCTCTCGGCCATTGGCGGCATGTACCGGATTTTGCTCACGCTTATTCCGCCCAGTCCGTCTAAAGAAGGAGCGGAAGCCAGAGCGCTTCTTCAAGAAGAGGAGCTTCCAGTCATGAACGCTTCGATCCGGCAAACATCGGCATTCAGACACGCCAGTGCTCAAGGTCGGTCAGTCGAATCGGTCAGGAACTCGAAAATGGCCAAGTTGGCTTGGCTCGATTATGAACGCGCCGCGCGGGAGATCGCGGCGGCAGCGGGAGATCGGCATGACTAA
- a CDS encoding IS3 family transposase gives MGRTDALEDACPLFRQATLIFRFIARHHDEFPVERVCRVLDVSISGYYALRGRPDSERIAKDRSLTARIRKSFEDSRGTYGALRIKADLCEQGEQVSRERIGRLIRQAQLVARGKQKFRTTTKAKSSHPVAENLLARNFDADDPNQKWATDITYLPTREGWLYLATVMNLYSRKIVGWALNERLHTPLVTAALGMAVERRQPPGGLLHHSDRGSQYTSEVYKEALDRLHAVQSMSEKGECWDSAVQESFFATLKTELELGKAQWAVPRHERRSSSGLRCSTTASVVTPRWATGSRRPLRSKPPSRTEPPPNP, from the coding sequence TTGGGCAGAACAGACGCCCTTGAGGACGCTTGCCCGCTTTTTCGCCAAGCAACCCTGATTTTTCGCTTCATCGCCCGGCATCACGATGAATTCCCAGTGGAACGCGTGTGCCGAGTTCTCGATGTCAGCATCAGTGGGTATTACGCTTTGCGGGGAAGGCCAGACAGCGAGAGAATCGCAAAAGACCGAAGTTTGACGGCCAGAATCAGGAAAAGCTTCGAGGACAGCCGCGGGACGTACGGTGCGTTGCGCATCAAAGCAGACCTCTGTGAGCAGGGAGAGCAGGTGAGCCGTGAGCGCATCGGACGCCTGATACGACAAGCTCAGCTTGTCGCGCGAGGGAAGCAAAAGTTCCGGACGACGACCAAAGCAAAATCATCCCATCCAGTCGCAGAAAATCTTCTTGCCAGGAATTTTGACGCCGATGATCCGAATCAGAAATGGGCGACGGACATCACGTATTTACCCACCCGGGAGGGTTGGCTGTACCTGGCCACGGTCATGAACCTGTACTCACGGAAAATCGTCGGCTGGGCGCTGAATGAGCGACTCCACACGCCGCTGGTTACAGCGGCGTTGGGAATGGCCGTAGAGCGTCGACAGCCACCAGGAGGGCTGCTCCACCATTCAGATAGGGGGAGCCAATACACGAGTGAGGTGTACAAGGAGGCGCTGGACAGACTGCACGCGGTGCAGAGCATGAGCGAGAAAGGAGAATGCTGGGATAGCGCCGTTCAGGAGAGCTTCTTCGCGACGTTGAAGACGGAACTGGAACTTGGAAAGGCGCAGTGGGCCGTGCCCAGACACGAACGGAGGTCTTCGAGTGGATTGAGGTGTTCTACAACCGCCAGCGTCGTCACTCCGCGTTGGGCTACCGGTTCCCGGCGGCCTTTGAGGAGCAAGCCCCCATCCCGAACTGAGCCTCCGCCAAACCCTTGA